A window from Pongo abelii isolate AG06213 chromosome 6, NHGRI_mPonAbe1-v2.0_pri, whole genome shotgun sequence encodes these proteins:
- the LOC129056667 gene encoding protein C-mannosyl-transferase DPY19L1-like, translating to MRLKLFLTPHMCVMESLICSRELFGWVFCKVHPGAVVFAILAAMSIQGSANLQTQWNIVGEFSNLPQEELIEWIKYSTKPDAVFAGAMPTMASVKLSALQPIVNHPHYEDAGSRARTKIVYSMYSRKAAKEVKRELIKLKVNYYILEESWCVRRSKPGCSMPEIWDVEDPANAGKTPLCNLLVKDSKPHFTTVFQNSVYKVLEVVKE from the exons ATGAGACTAAAACTCTTCTTGACACCACACATGTGTGTTATGGAATCACTGATCTGCTCAAGAGAG CTATTTGGATGGGTCTTTTGCAAAGTACATCCTGGTGCTGTTGTTTTTGCTATATTAGCAGCAATGTCAATACAAGGTTCAGCAAATCTGCAAACCCAGTGGAATATTGTAGGGGAGTTCAGCAATTTGCCCCAAGAAGAACTTATAGAATGGATTAAATATAGTACTAaaccag ATGCAGTGTTTGCGGGTGCCATGCCCACGATGGCAAGTGTTAAGCTCTCTGCGCTTCAGCCCATTGTGAATCATCCACATTATGAAGACGCAGGCTCGAG agccaGAACGAAAATAGTATACTCAATGTATAGTCGGAAAGCAGCCAAAGAAGTGAAGCGAGAACTGATAAAGTTAAAAGTGAACTATTACATTCTAGAAGAGTCATGGTGTGTAAGAAGATCCAA GCCTGGTTGCAGTATGCCTGAAATTTGGGATGTAGAAGATCctgccaatgctggaaaaactCCCTTATGTAACCTCTTGGTGAAGGATTCCAAACCTCAtttcaccactgtattccagaaCAGTGTTTACAAAGTCCTAGAAGTTGTAAAAGAATGA